From the Prunus dulcis chromosome 4, ALMONDv2, whole genome shotgun sequence genome, one window contains:
- the LOC117626461 gene encoding phenylalanine--tRNA ligase, chloroplastic/mitochondrial, with protein MATAFSFAQTILFSKTSLSIRTNGLRSFSFCLPFSSSSAASLSSDKLQSKKWRQPVASVLELGGVKIAKDDVLRDDPTNNVPDTIFAKLGMQLHRRDQHPIGILKNAIYEYFDTNYSNQFDKFDNLCPIVSVKENFDDVLVPADHVSRSYNDTYYVDAQTVLRCHTSAHQAELLRRGHTHFLVTGDVYRRDSIDSTHYPVFHQMEGVRVFSPSDWEASGTDGTTYVAGDLKKCLEGLARHLFGAVEMRWVDTYFPFTNPSFELEIFFQEKWLEVLGCGVTEQEILRRSGKTDNVAWAFGLGLERLAMVLFDIPDIRLFWSNDERFTSQFSSGQLGVKFKPFSKYPPCYKDVSFWINEAFTENNLCEVVREVAGDLAEEVQLIDNFTNKKGMTSHCYRIAYRSMERSLTDEEINKLQWNVRELVQSKLNVVLR; from the exons ATGGCAACGGCCTTCTCATTTGCGCAGACCATTCTCTTCTCCAAGACCTCACTCTCTATCCGCACAAATGGCCTAAGAAGCTTCTCTTTTTGCCTacctttctcttcttcatcagCTGCATCTCTTTCGTCTGATAAGCTTCAAAGCAAGAAATGGAGACAGCCAGTGGCTTCAGTGCTGGAACTTGGTGGCGTCAAGATTGCTAAAGATG ATGTGTTGAGGGATGACCCCACAAACAATGTTCCGGATACCATTTTTGCAAAGCTTGGAATGCAACTCCACAGAAGAGATCAGCACCCAATTGGGATTTTGAAGAATGCTATATACGAGTATTTCGACACCAATTACTCAAATCAGTTCGATAAGTTTGATAATCTTTGTCCAATTGTGTCTGTGAAAGAG AATTTTGATGATGTATTGGTTCCTGCTGATCATGTAAGTCGAAGTTATAATGACACATATTATGTGGACGCTCAAACAGTTTTGAGGTGTCATACAAGTGCACATCAAGCAGAACTACTGAGAAGAGGACATACTCATTTCCTTGTAACAGGAGATGTTTACCGTAGGGATTCCATTGACTCAACTCATTACCCTGTGTTCCATCAG ATGGAAGGTGTGCGTGTCTTTTCTCCATCTGATTGGGAGGCATCTGGCACAGATGGCACAACTTATGTTGCTGGGGATTTAAAGAAATGTCTTGAGGGTTTGGCACGCCACTTATTTG GTGCTGTGGAGATGCGCTGGGTTGATACATATTTCCCATTTACCAACCCATCATTTGAACTTGAGATCTTTTTTCAG GAAAAGTGGTTGGAGGTTTTAGGTTGTGGGGTGACAGAACAAGAAATATTAAGGAGAAGTGGCAAAACAGACAATGTTGCTTGGGCTTTTGGACTCGGGTTGGAACGGCTGGCAATGGTTTTATTTGACATCCCTGATATTCGGCTTTTCTGGTCAAATGATGAGAGGTTCACCTCCCAG TTTTCAAGTGGCCAGCTGGGAGTCAAATTCAAGCCATTTTCAAAG taTCCTCCTTGTTACAAAGATGTTAGTTTTTGGATCAATGAAGCTTTCACGGAAAACAATTTATGTGAAGTTGTTAGAGAAGTTGCTGGAGATCTTGCTGAAGAG GTGCAATTGATAGACAATTTCACAAACAAGAAAGGAATGACCAGTCACTGTTATAGGATTGCATATCGATCGATGGAACGCTCACTCACtgatgaagaaatcaataagTTGCAG TGGAATGTAAGAGAGTTGGTGCAGAGCAAGTTGAACGTCGTGCTAAGATGA